The Burkholderia pyrrocinia genome has a segment encoding these proteins:
- the rpiA gene encoding ribose-5-phosphate isomerase RpiA — translation MTQDELKRLVGQAAADYVIQNVPEGAVIGVGTGSTANCFIDALAVVKSRYRGAVSSSVATTERLKSHGIKVFDLNEVDSLQVYVDGADEIDASGAMIKGGGGALTREKIVASVADTFVCIADASKRVPVLGAFPLPIEVVPMARTAIGRRVTALGGVPVLRVTKDGAPYITDNGNEIIDVKGLQIADPRGFEAQVNAWPGVVTVGLFAERGANLCLLGTENGVERIVYSAELS, via the coding sequence ATGACTCAAGACGAACTCAAACGCCTCGTCGGCCAGGCCGCCGCCGATTATGTGATCCAGAACGTGCCGGAAGGCGCCGTGATCGGTGTCGGCACCGGCTCGACTGCCAACTGCTTCATCGACGCGCTCGCCGTCGTCAAGTCGCGTTATCGCGGCGCCGTGTCGAGCTCCGTCGCCACGACCGAACGCCTGAAATCGCACGGCATCAAGGTGTTCGACCTGAACGAGGTCGACTCGCTGCAGGTGTACGTCGACGGCGCCGACGAGATCGACGCGAGCGGTGCGATGATCAAGGGCGGCGGCGGCGCGCTGACGCGCGAGAAGATCGTCGCGTCGGTGGCCGACACGTTCGTCTGCATCGCCGATGCCAGCAAGCGCGTGCCGGTGCTCGGCGCGTTCCCGCTGCCCATCGAGGTCGTGCCGATGGCGCGCACGGCGATCGGCCGGCGCGTGACCGCGCTCGGCGGCGTGCCCGTGCTGCGCGTGACGAAGGACGGCGCGCCGTACATCACCGACAACGGCAACGAGATCATCGACGTGAAGGGGCTGCAGATCGCCGATCCGCGCGGTTTCGAAGCGCAGGTGAATGCATGGCCTGGCGTCGTGACGGTCGGCCTGTTTGCCGAGCGCGGTGCGAATCTGTGCTTGCTCGGCACGGAAAACGGTGTTGAAAGGATCGTTTATTCGGCCGAATTGAGTTGA
- a CDS encoding Gfo/Idh/MocA family protein: protein MNDNDHRPVRFGIVGAGSIARRFAQSLAHVPGATLAGAWARRADAAAAFCETCGGTPAASLEALLASDLDAIYIATLHDSHAQYTLAALAAGKAVLCEKPATLNAAQLDTVLRAARDAGRLFMEAMKPPFFPLYRQLRARLHDDPIGEIRLVRAGCASSSVPGDHSVYRLDRAGGALLDIGIYEAFLAVDWLGAALDVQTLGRVGTTGVDMFASLNSLHANGGIAQLFCGLDVMGRGDALIAAAGGHVTIHEKWWNPSRATIRYADGRTVELDAPVDGGGLNYETAHFCDLLRAGETESPIMTHDHSRQMIAMTDAARAALGVRYSGE from the coding sequence ATGAACGACAACGACCATCGCCCGGTGCGCTTCGGCATCGTCGGTGCAGGCAGCATTGCGCGCCGCTTCGCGCAAAGCCTCGCACACGTGCCGGGCGCCACGCTCGCCGGCGCCTGGGCCCGCCGCGCCGACGCAGCGGCAGCCTTTTGCGAGACATGCGGCGGCACGCCTGCCGCGAGCCTCGAAGCGCTCCTCGCGAGCGATCTCGACGCGATCTACATCGCGACGCTCCATGACAGTCACGCGCAGTACACGCTGGCCGCGCTCGCCGCCGGCAAGGCCGTGCTGTGCGAAAAACCCGCGACGCTGAACGCGGCGCAACTCGATACCGTGCTGCGTGCGGCACGCGACGCCGGGCGGCTCTTCATGGAAGCGATGAAGCCGCCGTTCTTTCCGCTGTACCGTCAGTTGCGTGCGCGCCTGCATGACGATCCTATCGGCGAGATCCGGCTCGTGCGCGCGGGGTGCGCATCGTCGTCGGTACCCGGCGACCATTCCGTCTATCGCCTCGATCGCGCGGGCGGCGCGCTGCTCGATATCGGGATCTACGAGGCGTTTCTCGCGGTCGACTGGCTCGGCGCGGCGCTCGACGTGCAGACGCTCGGCCGCGTCGGTACGACGGGTGTCGACATGTTCGCGAGCCTGAACAGCCTGCATGCAAACGGCGGGATCGCGCAGCTCTTTTGCGGGCTCGACGTGATGGGGCGCGGCGACGCGCTGATTGCCGCAGCCGGCGGGCACGTGACGATTCACGAAAAGTGGTGGAACCCCTCGCGCGCGACGATTCGCTATGCGGACGGGCGTACCGTCGAACTCGACGCGCCGGTCGACGGCGGCGGGCTGAACTACGAGACCGCGCATTTTTGCGACCTGCTGCGCGCGGGCGAAACCGAAAGCCCGATCATGACGCACGACCATTCGCGGCAGATGATCGCGATGACCGATGCCGCGCGTGCCGCGCTCGGCGTGCGCTATTCGGGCGAGTAG
- a CDS encoding amino acid ABC transporter permease codes for MSTTSLLVQSLPVLAQGAVLTVKFAVLSMVFGLLGAVVLAMMGIRQSEPLDGFERIWVNALAGLARAYVSLMRGTPLLVQIFVIYYGLPSLGISLDPTPAGVIALSANVAAYMSESMRGAINGIHRGQWLASYSLGLSWGQTLRYVIGPQALRIAVPSLSNSLISLIKDTSLVSVITVTELLRSAQEVIAATYQPLPLYLAAAAVYWILCQILEWAQRWYEKRLSLPSRH; via the coding sequence ATGTCGACAACGTCCCTGCTCGTCCAATCGTTGCCGGTGCTCGCCCAGGGCGCCGTATTGACCGTCAAGTTCGCCGTGCTGTCGATGGTGTTCGGCCTGCTCGGCGCCGTCGTGCTCGCGATGATGGGCATCCGGCAAAGCGAGCCGCTCGACGGCTTCGAACGCATCTGGGTCAACGCGCTCGCGGGGCTCGCGCGCGCGTACGTGAGCCTGATGCGCGGCACGCCGCTGCTGGTGCAGATCTTCGTCATCTACTACGGGCTGCCGAGCCTCGGCATCTCGCTCGACCCGACGCCGGCCGGCGTCATCGCGCTGTCCGCGAACGTCGCGGCTTACATGTCCGAAAGCATGCGCGGCGCGATCAACGGCATTCACCGCGGCCAATGGCTCGCGTCATACAGCCTGGGGCTGTCGTGGGGGCAAACGCTGCGCTACGTGATCGGCCCGCAGGCACTGCGCATCGCGGTGCCGAGCCTGTCGAACAGCCTGATCAGCCTGATCAAGGACACGTCGCTCGTGTCCGTGATCACCGTGACCGAACTGCTGCGCAGCGCGCAGGAAGTGATCGCGGCGACCTACCAGCCGCTGCCGCTCTATCTCGCCGCCGCGGCCGTGTACTGGATCCTGTGCCAGATCCTCGAATGGGCGCAGCGCTGGTACGAAAAGCGCCTGTCGCTGCCGTCGCGACACTGA
- a CDS encoding FadR/GntR family transcriptional regulator, whose product MEQGKDRSLVAKVMDGLVSGIVEDKYGGILPPQDVLSKEFDVSRTVMREALSMLLARDMLDVRPKVGTRVRPMRDWRMIDEDVVSWRFRAKPDPQFMRDVIEFRMLIEPRATAQAAVRATAADIAGIREAFDAFKVLQPGDSGYDTADELLHTRIVQASGNQFFQQMAAIVRGAVRLVNPRVVKKEGAHEIAVKAHARVVDAIERRDPREAEAASLALIDFSADEISRDFSVDVPVRA is encoded by the coding sequence ATGGAGCAGGGCAAAGACCGGTCACTGGTCGCCAAAGTGATGGATGGGCTTGTCTCGGGTATCGTCGAAGACAAGTACGGCGGCATCTTGCCGCCGCAGGACGTGCTGTCGAAAGAGTTCGACGTGAGCCGCACTGTGATGCGGGAAGCGTTGTCGATGTTGCTTGCGCGCGACATGCTGGACGTGCGGCCGAAAGTCGGCACGCGCGTGCGGCCGATGCGCGACTGGCGCATGATCGACGAAGACGTCGTGAGCTGGCGGTTTCGGGCAAAACCCGATCCGCAGTTCATGCGCGACGTCATCGAATTCCGGATGCTGATCGAACCGCGCGCGACTGCGCAGGCGGCCGTGCGCGCGACGGCAGCCGACATCGCGGGCATCCGCGAAGCATTCGATGCGTTCAAGGTGCTGCAGCCGGGCGATTCCGGCTACGACACGGCGGACGAGTTGCTGCACACGCGGATCGTGCAGGCGAGCGGCAATCAGTTCTTCCAGCAGATGGCGGCGATCGTGCGCGGTGCGGTGCGCCTCGTGAATCCGCGCGTCGTGAAGAAGGAGGGCGCACACGAAATCGCCGTCAAAGCGCATGCGCGTGTCGTCGACGCGATCGAGCGGCGCGATCCGCGCGAAGCCGAAGCGGCCTCGCTCGCGCTGATCGATTTCAGCGCCGACGAGATATCGCGCGATTTCTCGGTCGACGTGCCCGTGCGCGCCTGA